The sequence below is a genomic window from Sardina pilchardus chromosome 9, fSarPil1.1, whole genome shotgun sequence.
TGTACATTGCTGGTGTTCTGATCTGTTGTGTTCCATCTCCAGTTTGAAAAGTGGAGGGATCACAGAGTTCAGAGACAGTAGAAAGGCTGAGATAACATCGGGCCATCTGcaagtcatcacacacacactccttgatTAGTCTAAATTATCCCACAATGTGGTAGTGCTTTCATGATGACACTCCTGCTTGGAGACATGGCATTAATCGGTTTATTTCTCATGAAGTTGCGTACTTCTACAGTATACCCGTGGTTTTGTGGAATCGTATTCAAACTCCATTGAAAGGGAGTTGCAGACTTTTATACTAACTCATGCATGCGATGTGCAAATGTAATTAGAATTCCACACCAGGCTATTTCCAGAAAATAGTACAGGTTGTTGAAAGGGGTGAAATAATGTCTGTGTGATCACTACTTGTGtggttttcaacacatttatttatgtattattctACCGACAATTATTTTCCCAGAAGTGATGTCTCGCACTTTTCTGCTCCTACTGTGACGCATGAAAGTGATTACACTGTGCAGAACATCGTGTATAGACGGACTCTTTACCAGGTACAATAAACGCACTTGATTAAAACTTTATCTCGACTCCACATCTATTTGGACAAGGCTACAAATGCATGAAGTACGAGAGcccaaaaaaaacattccacaCAAATAAGCAGACACAGACCCATCTGGTTGAGATTAGGAGATTAGAAACACTCATCTTCTCCTCAGGGGAGATCATCTCCCTTCTCACTCCTGCCATTCACTTGCGTAGAAATCCAGTGGTAGGAGCCAAGGGAGAATGCCAAGGTCATGTACAATGTATACAAATCTCTGAGAGATATACGGAAGTGCAGCAAAGTGGAGTTTGTGTCGTCAAATCTATCTACAATTTTCCAGGGTTGATATCTTATCTTCAGAAAGAAAGGCCAAGGTCGGGGGGCACACTAATtcttgatgtttttttcttaGTTGGCCCTCAGGTATGGATAGAATAGAAAATTGGGTATTCATTTCAGCCCTAAACCTGACACAGAGTGAGATAACGCTGAGAATTTACAATGCCTCCAGATGAGAAGACAATAGAACTGTGTTAAGTGAGGGGATCATACTTGGCAAATTTGCAGATAGAGGATAAAAATGCTTAGGGACAAAGCCCTTTTACCATAGGTCTGTCTCACAGGTAGGTGTAGTAGGAGACCGATAAATAGAGTGGAAAGATACATATGATTACGATGGTAAAAAAACTGCACTGCAAGATTGGGCATTTGGTATGTTAGGCCTAAATTAAAGTTTGTGGCTCAAGGACCCCTAGTGGTTTGAGAAGGTACAGCAAGGAAATACTTACAAGACCCTCAGATATGTAGTTTTATCAACGCATCGGTCGGGTTTGTTTAATTACAGTTCCTCACCATTCATGCATTTCAACTGTATATTTGAATGCGTTGATTGGACTTGGGTATTAAGATTTTAGAAGTGGGGGAGACTCACACTATCGCCTTCTAATAATAAAAGTttttaactgggtgctgaatcccacGTAAAACATAGATGAAAGCAAGAAGCGAAGGACAGCACTCTTCAGATTTTCCTTTCTTTATTTGCCTACGAACGCTTGTATGTCAATCATTGGGTCAAAGGTGGACACCCTATTTAGGGCCCACCTACCACCTATGGGTGCAATCGCCATTACACGCTGAAGAAGGGCTCTGCCCGAAACGTTCGTAGGCGAATAAAGTAAGGAAAATATCAAGATTTTAGACCATAACAGGTTGAATCCTCATAACTTCACAAGGATTCAACCTGGTATGCATGCCTGCTGCACACCTGTCCTTAAGAAGCATGTAATGAAATGGCTAGATGCATGATTTGCTCACCTTCTGCAATAATGaggacacacactgaaacatattAAGGGCTCTTTTTTCTTTAACAAATTCAATGCCGCACAAAATGGAATTGGTACAATAAATAAAATTCAGCCAAATTACACACAGATATTAACGGACCAGTGACACTGCTCATGTGGCATCATGGCAACttctctacgtgtgtgtgtgtgtgtgtgtgtgtgtgtgtgtgtgtggctgccagGGCCAGAGGGAAAAGATTTCTGACGATACTTCCTATCAAGCACACGGTTACACCTGGATTGTCTATTTTGCCAGAAAACTCAACAGATTGATGCAACAACTTCATGGGGGGGAAACATGCACAATCAAAAATGTGTAGGTATTCTGACCAAAGAAATGTCCAGCGCTGCTTTAGAGGCCGACATGATTAGCTTTTGGCAGAACCTATCGCTTGCACAGAGCGCTCACCATGGAAATGGCCACGTGAGAACAGAGAAAACGACTAAAGAAGATTCCATACATTCTTAGCGTTTCAAAAAATATTGTTGCATTATAGGACATTCGATAGAGCTAGATAGAAATGATAAAGGTATGTGTGGAACAGCACTCATCCCAAGTGAATCAATGCGACATCATTTCCCACACACATacgatcacacactcacataccaaacacacacactgcctaacAATATCTATCTAAGATatggcagggagagaggagtcaGATCTCCGTCAGTGTTCACAGATCCTCGGTCTCCAAAAGCAGAAATCCAGAGCTTTAGCTTTGTCCCGTGTCACAGTTCACAGTTCACATGCAGAGTTCCCAAGGCTCCAGATCGACCAGCTACACCAAAAGGAGGAGTCCATCCATCCTAGTCATCGTCGtcgtcttcctcttcttcatcatcatcatcttcttcttcttcttcttcttctctgaaAGACCACTGCCAGTGTCTATCACAGTGGGGGCGGGGGTTCAGCAGAGAGGACGGGGGTATTGGTGAAATCTACATGGTCAGTAGCAAGTCTTCTCCTTCGTCAACCCTCACAGATGACCACTGGGAAATCTGCATGTATAGAAGGGTGATCCAGCTTGACCATTCCCTGTGAAAAGTCCAGGGGAAGTGACAGAAGCAGTAGTTAGGGGAATCATAAAAAAGAACTGAGGAAATATTGAGATGTACATGAATGGTAATTTCAAACCAGACATTCCCCGAAAAACACAGAAGCACTTCAAAAGACAACCATAATGGTCCCTCACCTGAGATATAAGGTTCTTCTGAATCCTTTTCAACTTGGCCTTCTTCCGACCATTTTTTGTCACCACGATTTCCTCATAAAATTCGTGAGCCAGGTCTCCATCCTCGTCATAGTAAAGTGAGCTGGGTGAACACACCAATCAGTCATTAGTAACACCTTAAGAATTATTACATCATGGCAACCTGGATGTGTTGTGTGACGATCGATTCAGATGATTGACTCATTACGCTGCAGACATATGGATTGCGGAAGAAGAAACAAGAAAAAGCTTGCGAAGCTGAAACACATCTCTCAAACGTGAGACAATACAAACTACAAAAACATGAAGACAATTCTGAGAATTAGACTCTTACTCAATCTACCTGCAACACAACTCCACTGAACTGGTGGGAGGGTCATGTGGTGTGGCTTGTTTTTATTTAGCATTTGGCGGTCTTACACCAGTCCTGTGGCTATATTTACCTTCGTCTGGTAAACACGAAGGGAGTTGCAGTCCTGAAACTTCGCGGGCGTGCCAATGACTGATCATTTCCCTCTTTGGCTTGTTCGTCACCACCACCAGCGGAACCAGAAAATGGCCAATAGCTTTTGGTTTTGGAGCCACTGCCTCCCATTTTCAACAACGGGACATTATCTTTTTGGCCAGTGTGCACTCAGTGGCAAAATGTGATCCAAAAATATACCAGATGAAATTGTTCGTATCTCAGGAACTTGAACCTGAAAAACATGTCACACATTATAATTAGTACAAACATAGattaatcacacacaaacaaattgaaAATGTTGTTGTCCACGCTACGATGTGTAGCTTTATTTACACTTCTGTTGTTTAATAGACACAGACTCTGCAATTGTTACTGCTGAGTCAGTCAACTGAGTCAACAAGTTTACCTGCCTAATCATGCTGTTAAAGATGTTAAAGCGTTCTCGTCTTTTTAATTCAACGGTGGGTACTTAAAATGAGCTCATATTTGTTGCTGATACCCATCACAGTACTGTAGTAGTAAACTAATTTCTCCAACAGAAGGTGAGGGCAACACGCGTTGACAATTAAAGGACTTATCTTGTTGTGTACTTGTCCATCTCTCAGGTCACTTGTGGAAAAGTAGGTCATTTCCCTATAACATTCAATTATCCAAAGCTAACTTAGTAAGGAATACAAGGAAGCTTCTCCTTCGTCTTTAAGAATAATAAGGTTGTTGGAAAAAGTACTTAGGGACTTTGTCTTGGTGCCAGGAAGCCATTGGCTAACATGCTGTTAGCTGACATCTGTCTAGAGGGGGTATGAGGCGGTCCGAATATTACATAAATTAAACTAGCAAATGTAAGATTATAGCCAGCTTGGCATATATAATGttgttttacattacatttaaacCTGACATGCGTGTGACAGCACGTAACATAATGCCACTAGGATGACAGGCTACCCCACAATGTTATGAACAACGTTTGGTTGTTGTCATGCTAGCTGTAAcgttagttagctagctagctagtagGGTGGCTACCAAAGAAGCCATCAAGCCAACTATCCCAAATAGGATAGCGAGTTCCCGTTATTTCCTTCAATTTATGAGCAGAAACGTCCCCGTGTAGAATTGACACTTACCAGAAGTAAATAATCGATATGTCCTTTATCAAACACGCATAAAATATTCCCCAACGTGCTGCAATTACGGCTATGCTGATCAAAAGTGTCTCCTGTGCGCAATTTAGCTATCAACTGCAAGCCAGCCAGCAAGCCGTGCAGAAAGGACAACTCAGGATGTGGGCTGACATCATCTTTACGCAATATCCGTTTAAGTTATGTGTTCATTTATCATATGCATAGGCctctgataggcctacatgtaattTATCAAGAGTTTAATTAATGCATTTTTATTTCGGGATGTTTctggcaaaacaaacaacaaaaaggaTGCAAGTCTGAATCAGACTACTAAcaaatattgtaggctatagttgctttataaaccgtctctgctaCTAATGTGTGCGCCCTATGCAAGGATAATGAATGCAACAGTCACACATCTCATTGCAGAGTCACTGAACTACTCTCCCCTACCATTCTCACGTAGAGTAGGCCTAGGCAAGGCAATACATTTTTGAACGTAATAAAGATCGTCTTAAGTAtacaatataggctactactaaattaaatgtgtttgacacacagagaaaagaacaTCTGCCGACAGTGGTTCCataggaggtggggtggggttaggTTATGTTTCCATTGACCCTGCAGGCCTGCACTGATACCAAAAGGATCCTCAAAGGACATAATGATcaacagaataataataatgataataatgataataataataataataataataatacatggcTCAACAAACATGGATCAACATggctcctcctcatcctcaggaCCTCTCACCGCAATCACTCTCACTGGTGTCATGACGCTTTTACAACTCATCCTCATCACTGCTGCTCTCACTGCATAATCCTTCACCTTTCACCTTGTCATAAAACTCAGCAGTAGAAGCATATGAGTAGTTATGGAATTATCTATTTTTTCACAGGATTTTGACAGTTGTATATGGcattgaggtttttttttttttttaatttaaatgacatcattACATGAGATGTGTGATGAAGTGTTAGAAAACAGATTTAGCTATTTAGCAACAATTTTTGGTAAATTATAGGCCTGTTTGTCTTGTATGGTTAAAAATGAACTCCTGACtcatgtgtgtgcttctgtcaccttcacttcctgtttgcaacACATGTTATTTTACATTGCAAATAACATTTTATTAAATTGGTTTGGGGATATATCATGAATCTTGAATTCCCCttttgggatcaataaagtatctttcTACCTATCTATATCATTGGATACATAAAGGGTAGAACGTTGTGATGTCTTTGAGCTATTCCCGAAGCATTATCCCTTATGATTTACTGACCAATCACAAGGATGAGGCTCTGTGGTTGTTTTGGTCACATATGAACATTCAGGCATCACCGTTTCCTAATATTCTAATATAGTATAATGTAGCGCTTAAATTATATCTTATAAACTCTTACTTTAAATTTCATTGTACCTCTAACAATGATAAGACCTAttctattatatatatattttttgtataggcctacatgttttgGTCAACGTGTTTTTAACTTGACTTGCAACATGAAATGACATGTAAAAAAACATGTAATGacacaaatgacacaaaacaacataataaataattaaacacaATGGCCAAAATGCACAGAAGATAGTTATCTATTACCCTCAAGCCTCACCCCACACTAAACACTTCCTAGCCAACAACTTTTTTCTATTTGATAGAACACGGCATGACTCAGCATGTTAATCATAGCTTTTATTTCAAATACTGAATTGAAAATGTCATCTTAAAAATGCTTTGtttgaacacacaaaaaaaccgaATCAATTATATATTACTTTAAATATCCATTTGTAAATTGATAAATTAAACCAGTGGCTCTTAAACTTCTTGTCTGGTGACCCCCAAAAAACATTGACCAAGTCTCATGACCCCACTCGAGTGGCGaaatgtgcatttgtttggAAAATGTTATGGAGGCAGAAATGGTCTTGTCTCGTAGGTCGCTCTGTCAACACCAAAGGCATTCATGTCACTGGCTTTGACAATCTGATTCATTGTTTTCCAAAGGATGAGTGCTCATCCAATGTACATCTGGTGCTCCTGTGGTGAAAAAAGGCTGCATGGTATTCTGTCGCTGGTAAGCTTGAGTTTGTATAAACAGAACATCCACTTTCAAAAGAACATTATGCAAACACTGTGTATTGGAAGCCTATCTAGGGCTCCTGAATATCCCAGTTTTTAAACATGTTGGTGTAAAAACCAAATGCAAATCATTTCGTGACCCCTAACACATTTCTAGCGACCCCCAGTTTAAGAACCACTGAATTAAAACTATTGTTTTATTATCCTTAGGCCAAAATAATAGCTTATCATACTAGAGGCAATATCATAGCTATCACATTAATAGGGAAATTAAATAAAcctaaacaaaatgtatttaaataGTCTGTAATCTAAACAATTTAATCTTGTTCACAGTGCAACTTCCAACTTTTCACATTTTCCAAGTGAAACTTCTCTGTCTGGAGTTTCCAGCACAGTGCTAAGACGGTGAATTGTTTCGTTAACATTCActatttacaaaaaacaaacagcataTAGTCCCTCCAGTAGCCAGCAGCACTCCAACAGCTTCTCTGATACAATCAGCCACCATCAACAGGGCTTTGCATTATGCACCTACTTAGTTCATATGGTCTTCTCTTTTGTTCTCGTGTTCTGCACTCTTCTGCTACTATTCTAGTCTGTGTTTTTATACTCAGATATAGTCTCAGTCTTTTGGGGCAGACCGCTTCACACAGCCAACACCACTGGATGCCTTCCATGTACAGCATGCTGGGGTATACACTGGCACCATCCTCATCCTGGTGCTGTGATTTTGGTCAGCGCCTCCTTCATTCTCTCACGGGCCAAGGTGTGCCGCCGGACGATCTGACGTATGTGCGCCTCCTCCTCTCGCTGCAGGATCCTCAGGAAGTTGTGAAGCTCGGGCATGGTGAAGGCATCCCACTGTGCAGAAAACAGGAAGGACAGCTAAGCCACTCATTGCTTTCCGTCGTCATTTTTACATGGCAttcctaccgtaatttcccgactattagccgcggcttatacattgattttgctaaatttatgaggttaatacaggagggcagttaatatggtgttaatatggttttgtttctttaaacttgcataaaacactgtcctgcggcttatacacaatgcggcatATTAGCGGGAATGTATGTGGTTTAAGAGAGCTTAGTCTAATACACAGTTCATTACTGTGAAATTGAACTGGGTGTAGAGTGAACTCACGTTGACCTCTCCAGTCTCATTTTCTCTGAGCACCAGACTCAGGGATTTCTCACTGGGCCCCGCACACAAACGTAACTGAAGAGGGCATTCGTCGTCAGGTAGTTTACGTAAGTAGACTGAGGGAGATAAAAAATATGTGTGTTTCAGTTTAATCATAAGATTCTACTTTATATCCTTTCATATAAAAATTTACTCCAATTACTGACATCACACTACTCCACTACGAACTGACATGAAATCCAAAATCCAAGCTTATTGTGTTAAAATTATGAATTTGTATCCATAGTGATAACATGGTTCCCACCTTGGTTCTGTCGTTCTATGCGCTCAAACAGGGCGAATTTAGCGGGATTATCCACCACTGTGAACTTGTTCAGCAGAGCTTCAATAACCTCACGGGCACGTGTGTGGGAGCTGATGTGGAGGTGCTTGGCTGCATCCTTGGGCAGATAGAAGGACGTTCGCCGCTGTGTTCCTGTGCTGTCCTGCCAAGAGCCATCCTGGCTGGAGCAGCTGCGGCGGGGTGGCGGCAAAGACACAGGCCTGGACAGCTTAAACTGGACCTTAATGAATCCTGTGTACGAGCCATCTCGATTCTGAACACAAGTTATATACGACAAAGAGAAATGgcttaatatactgtatacttgcAATGTCACCATGGAGTTCCAAGTTTAATGATTAAGTCTGAGGCTTAATTTCTTTCTGTAAAAGTTCATGTCATCACAACTGATTCCTGGTTTAAGGAAGAACAACATTTGGTCCTACTGTATATGGGATGTTGGTCactcaaaataaaaaatgattaaaCGTATCCAAGTTGACCACTTCTGTGTTTACTCACAAGGACCATGAAGAGGTTGCCGTTGATTTGAGCATTGTACTCCTTCACCTTCTTCTGAATTTCACTGGCAGTCAGCTCCTGTTTCCCCCAGTCAATCTGCTCATCCTAAAACCAATAGGGAACAGCAGATTTAAGTGATATGACACAGGAGTCCTCTGCTCCTGAGACAGTTCTGGTAAACACCACTAAGTGGCAGCAATCCTTGCTTCCCAAAGGAAGACAGTAACATTTGGGATCTGCCTTATTCATGCGAAGTCTGTGAGATTATGACTGAGAATAGATATGGAACATTGAATGTATGTCTCCTTTACGCTAAAAATATATGTAAAATTTTTTTAAATGCATATAATTCTTGCCCAAGACCTAGCTGTCCATGACCTGACCAAAACTCAGTtccagataaaaaaaacaatacttcACACAGCCAGGGACTGACATAGGGAGTTGCATGTGAATGTCAGAAAATGCTAGTAAACTtcataaaatacaaaacacaacagTGGTGTAATGATGAATAATCATTAATGGTCATAATGTTGTGCTTATAGCACCCTTGTGTCTCTGATTAAGACTATTCAAGATTATTCAACATGCAGTGAATCACTATGGCATTATAATATCAAAGAAGGCATAATAAATGTAAGGGTACAGTACAAGAGAAACAAGAGAAATATAAATGGGAGATTTTTTAACAAAGGACAAAGCAGTTGGTTGCTAGAGCCAGAAGGGCAGACCATCTGAGCCATTATTGGCTAATCTAGTTAAGCAGCCAGGGCTAGTGGCCTGAAGTGACCATGTGCATTTATTATTCAAATTACAGAGAACTCAGACATCAGACACCTCCCCCACCATGCAATTAacagctgttctgttctgtcactGTGAAATTCACGCTAAACCAAAATGCAAAATTCAGAGAATTTAAAATTACACAGTTTAGACTGGTCTAAGCAATGAGCCTAATGGAGCTGGACTATGTCGTCGCGTAATTAGCCCAAAGAGTCCCCCCCCcataatttaggctatgccGGTTTCCCTCACCTGTCTATTTGGTTTACGAAAAAAAGACGTGCGGGCAGTGAAAAAGTGTTCCAGCTCCGCGTCCGAATCATCCTCACTGCAGTAACCGCTGCTGGTTGTGCTGCCCCATGTCTTCTCAAAAGGAGGAATTTGTTCCGCGCAATCGGTCCTCTTACTTTCACTCATGGCGACTAATGACAATTGATGAAAACCGAATAGGCTGGCCAAAAAGGCTTCAGCAATCAGCTGAACGTCTTCGCTGTATCCATTGATGTGTCAAGACAAAAGGCGTTTGGCTAGACAGCCTAAAACTTTGAGTATCCAGCATCCAGCAAATGACTTCTAAAAACTAGTGCGTAAAGTGATATCTCCGCATGCCTTGTGATGTTAGCCAGCCTATACGTTATACCGGTATAGGTAAATGAGTCACATCTTACACCCCTAGCTGACTGATTAGGCATAGGCAACGCATAATCACACGCTGATTGGTTGACGAATGCCCTGCCCCGCTGCCTGTCCCAGGACAAATAACCGAAACAGCCTATCagatagcctaggcctacaacaaaaGATATTCCTAGCTGCCTGTGCTGTGACGTTttgaactaggcctacatttaatgGCAAACCATATACAGCACTGATCCTCGAAAGGGGTCATCTTAGTTTTAGGATGCTTTTGTGCAAACTGAGCATAAAAGATGAACAGCTGCTTTATTGTGGGGTTGCTTAGCAACCTCTCCTCACTGCCCTGCCGTAAATTACATGCAGTCCATGCTGCGCTGACAGTGCCGCAAGACGCAGGCTAGGTCATAAAATCTGGGTGAGCATATGGCCAGTGAAGTTACCATGTCAATCCGAAACCCTCCCCCACTAGTCAAGCTTTAATTATGTTGTACTCAGAGACAATACTACGCATGATGCTGTAAGGAAGATAaatgagtgagacagaggaatagagagataTGAGATAATAGATCTACTTACCACATTTGTGTCTGTTTCTATGGTCTCCTCAAAGATGTCAGATTGGTCAAAGAAGGCACTGCTATGACAGCAGTCCAGCTGTATGAAGGGCAGGCAACGGTGATGACAAGTGTACTTGCAATCTATAGAGGAAGAAGAAACTATCAATGGAACAGAATGGGGTGAGGAAAAGAGGAATGGCTTCAATGTAAAATCTAAAACTCATGAGCCAAGTTCATTGTGTGTGGGTAGTGAATAAGATGAAGCAGTTTAGGCTTcaatataggcctaatgtacAGGGACAAACATTGTTTATAGTGACCCCTAGTGTTCAAATGTTAGAATTAAAGGTTTTTATTGACACACTTGCCAGGTTTTTATTGACACACTTGCCTGGTTTTTATTGACTTGCACTTGCCACATCTCTCCAAAATGACTTATCACAAACATCTTATTTGAAGATAAACTGTACCAAAGCTAGTCTATTGTTATAAAGGTGTTTTCATTTATATATTGCTCAATAGATTCTGCTTTGATTGCATCAAACAACATCAAATAACTGCTGATTTTTCATGGTATTAGGCTATTTAACACTAGCGTGGTCCTACAGCTAATTTAACACAAAGTTAACATATTTATGAATGATCGACCAGTCGCATCATACAAGCTAGGGTTGTCATACAAGGTGCGTTGTACAGCAATGTTTCGACAGTGTTTCGCTTACAACAATAGATATAATTTTTTGTAAAACCCCCCCCTAAAGCCTGAGCAAAATGTTGCAAAACATCTCATGTTTAGCAACAATACAGTAATATAAATGCTTTCAATTAGTCAAGATTTGATCCTGAGTCAAAGAACAGCAGTGTGGTTGTTGTCACCGTTACTCACTGACGCAGCGTAAACTCTGTTTGTAGAGGCCCCAGATGAACTCTCCACACACGTCGCACCAGGACAGGTGCGCTTGACTGCAAGGCTGGAAGTCATGACCCTCTCCTGGCTGTCCACTGAGGCTGGCTggctcctccaccctcacagTGTCCCCCACGAGCCGCACCACCGCACCCAAAATCGGACGCTCTGCCGCCCGACCCTGCCTTGGCGTCCGAGGGGCCGTtggagcagggggagggggggccaaCTCGATGCCATCAACCAACGTGAGGTCCCTCAGCTCTATGAGCTCACACTTTCTCACTGACATTCTCAGAATGACCGGCACTGGTGGGCATGACCCGATCAAGGGGCCCGGTCAGCGTTAGAGGGTCATTCACAGGTGACGAACACACAACACTATGTCTGTGTTCTGGCAGACAGCATATAATTTTTTGGGTGCTGAAAAAATGATGAAGGCTCCATTCTGAAGGACCCAGAGGAGGCAGAGGGCCGCCACATGTAtggttattacctccgccaaggaggttatgttttcatcagggtttgtttgctggttttttggtctgtctgtctgtttgttcgtttgtctgttcgcaagataactcaaaatgttatggatggattttgataaaattttcaggaaaggtctgaaatgacccaaggaagaatctattacattttgggagtgattcgtatcacagtctggatccaggaggcggttatgttttctgttggcggaggtctgtgctctcggaGCGCTTTCCTGGTCAATCTGTGCTGTATTGAACAGTACCCAAAGCTCAGAGGGAGCTAGTGATCATGGAATCAGCAATGTATTAAAGGCTAATAACGGATTATCACAGAGAATCCCATGAGTCTAAATGTGTGAAGTCTGAATCTATGTTCAGACAGAAGATTATGATATGAGCAGAATGCTGTCCTGGATAGACACTACATCCTGTTTAATTGAACCTCTGTCTGGCACTTTCATTTAGATAAAAGGAATGGTGTTTTCATGCTGTCGTCATCCTCTCCTTATCTGAAATACAAACATGGAGATTTAGATTAGGTTTGCACAATAATTCCAAGATTAACTGATGAATAAATCAATTTTAATCTCCAACAGGACAGCACATGGCAATGTTTCCATGGCAAATAATTTTAAGATATCAGGgtcttaacaacaacaacaaaacataggACTAGTGTTGCGTGTGGCGtgcgcgacacacacacacgcgcgcgtgcgcgcgcgcttcAAGAAATGCACCCTTGCATTTTTACACTATCCCCTGAAGATCCCTAGTCTACTATGACAGCAGAGTAGGCTAATGACGTGCAAAACAACGCATTTTTTTCGTGGTCTGCCGGACCGTAACCCTggatttggtgacatgaatgaaAAGTGGCTAGGCGACATCCAGACATGCCAAGTGGGGCAATGGGAAAGCACAACAACGGCAATTAAGAAACTTTGACGCTTGGAAACTGAAAAAGTTGTTCAAGAACTATGGGGTGGTAATGTGTCGTTACATTCTCTTTAAATTAAATTTCATGGTTTAGGGCAGAATGCAGAAAATATAGCCTAGAACCTGTTCTCATAGCCTAATTGTACACTGAATGACACAAATCAAATCCACACCTTGAAAGTTTAACAATTCTCCACCTATCACtatgtaaatacatttttttgagAATAGCCATCTGAATCTGGGCAGGACATCTAAAATAACAGATTGCATGCATGACAAGAAGCTTAACAAACCTTTATAGCGTATATTTAGGTCACCACCACGCTGTCCATGTGAGCCAAACCTTAAAATACATCGCTCCAACACGAACAAAAATCATCAGTGAGGTATCCATTGCGTTCATTTGTGCATTTACCCAATGAATCCACGTCAAGCAAGACGGTTGTTTATTTAACTATCTATTGAATTAATCTGTAGTTGACAGAACACGCTCTTTTTAAATCCAGTTTGGAAATCAGTTGTGTTCCTCTTATGCCTCT
It includes:
- the rassf1 gene encoding ras association domain-containing protein 1, with amino-acid sequence MSVRKCELIELRDLTLVDGIELAPPPPAPTAPRTPRQGRAAERPILGAVVRLVGDTVRVEEPASLSGQPGEGHDFQPCSQAHLSWCDVCGEFIWGLYKQSLRCVNCKYTCHHRCLPFIQLDCCHSSAFFDQSDIFEETIETDTNVDEQIDWGKQELTASEIQKKVKEYNAQINGNLFMVLNRDGSYTGFIKVQFKLSRPVSLPPPRRSCSSQDGSWQDSTGTQRRTSFYLPKDAAKHLHISSHTRAREVIEALLNKFTVVDNPAKFALFERIERQNQVYLRKLPDDECPLQLRLCAGPSEKSLSLVLRENETGEVNWDAFTMPELHNFLRILQREEEAHIRQIVRRHTLARERMKEALTKITAPG
- the tusc2b gene encoding tumor suppressor 2, mitochondrial calcium regulator b — protein: MGGSGSKTKSYWPFSGSAGGGDEQAKEGNDQSLARPRSFRTATPFVFTRRSSLYYDEDGDLAHEFYEEIVVTKNGRKKAKLKRIQKNLISQGMVKLDHPSIHADFPVVICEG